From one Anabas testudineus chromosome 18, fAnaTes1.2, whole genome shotgun sequence genomic stretch:
- the nat8l gene encoding N-acetylaspartate synthetase, which produces MHFSSPKMVCETKIVADEHDAIPGTKKESMMWSSPPSSAALNPAEAKDVRKDAVFIREFERGDEEEVRRIFYEGIMERIPNTAFRGLRQQPKTQFLYALLTVMCFFMTKSVMLTCCAPLILMGARYYYSRKVILNYLDCALHTDMADIEAYYMKPTGSCFWVAVLNGRVVGIVAAQGREDDNTVELRRMSVDSRYRGKGIAKALGRRVLEFAVRNNYAAVVLGTTAVKLAAHKLYESLGFRQTGQSEDYRLPGMSRSPPERLFFQIRYSRYRLQLREE; this is translated from the exons ATGCATTTTTCGTCTCCCAAAATGGTTTGCGAGACTAAAATTGTTGCGGATGAACACGATGCTATACCTGGGACCAAAAAAGAGTCGATGATGTGGAGCTCTCCTCCGTCCAGCGCGGCTCTGAACCCCGCAGAGGCCAAGGATGTGAGGAAAGATGCGGTTTTTATCCGCGAGTTCGAGCGcggggatgaggaggaggtgcGCCGCATCTTTTATGAGGGTATTATGGAGAGGATACCCAACACGGCGTTTAGGGGGCTCAGGCAGCAGCCCAAGACCCAGTTTTTATACGCTCTCCTGACAG TAATGTGCTTTTTCATGACCAAATCCGTCATGCTGACCTGCTGTGCACCCCTCATTCTCATGGGTGCGCGCTACTACTACAGCAGGAAAGTTATCCTGAATTATCTGGACTGTGCTCTGCACACGGACATGGCTGACATAGAGGCTTATTACATGAAACCCACAG GGTCCTGTTTCTGGGTGGCAGTACTTAACGGACGTGTGGTGGGCATTGTGGCAGCACAGGGCCGTGAAGATGACAACACGGTTGAGCTACGGCGCATGTCGGTGGACTCTCGCTACCGGGGCAAAGGCATCGCAAAGGCCCTGGGCCGTCGAGTCCTGGAGTTTGCCGTACGCAACAACTACGCCGCTGTGGTCCTTGGCACGACGGCTGTCAAGTTGGCCGCCCACAAGCTGTACGAATCGCTGGGCTTTCGTCAAACAGGCCAGAGCGAGGACTACAGGCTCCCCGGGATGAGCCGCTCGCCGCCGGAGAGGCTCTTCTTCCAGATCCGCTACAGCCGCTACCGCCTGCAGCTCCGCGAAGAGTGA